In Campylobacter sp. MG1, a single window of DNA contains:
- the proB gene encoding glutamate 5-kinase: protein MRRIDYKRIVIKIGTTSLTYANGKINLRAIENLAWVLCDLKNQGKEIILVSSGAIAVGTERLALEKRPRDIVGKQVASAVGQGVLMQIYESFFSKYNQIIAQILLTRDVFENEIMLKNAQNSVLKLIQMGVIPIVNENDTVATDELQGFSDNDTLSAYVSNLVDADLLILLSDIDAMYDKDPNKFSDAKKISEIYVIDDEVLSSASGSNSALGTGGMITKVNSAKMVNGNGIDMIITSGKDFGVLFDIVQGKEIGTLFKGSKNA, encoded by the coding sequence ATGCGTAGAATAGATTATAAAAGAATAGTTATTAAAATAGGGACTACTTCATTAACTTATGCAAATGGTAAAATAAATTTAAGAGCTATTGAAAATTTGGCATGGGTTTTATGTGATTTGAAAAATCAAGGAAAAGAAATTATTTTAGTTTCATCAGGTGCAATAGCTGTTGGAACTGAAAGATTAGCTTTAGAAAAACGTCCAAGGGATATAGTTGGAAAACAAGTTGCATCAGCTGTAGGGCAGGGGGTTTTAATGCAAATTTATGAAAGTTTTTTTTCAAAATATAATCAAATTATTGCACAAATTTTATTAACCCGTGATGTTTTTGAAAATGAAATAATGTTAAAAAACGCACAAAATTCGGTGCTAAAATTAATACAAATGGGCGTTATTCCTATAGTAAATGAAAATGATACTGTAGCAACTGATGAGCTTCAAGGCTTTAGTGATAACGACACTTTATCAGCTTATGTGAGCAATCTTGTAGATGCTGATTTATTGATTTTATTGAGTGATATTGATGCTATGTATGATAAGGACCCAAATAAATTTAGCGATGCTAAAAAGATTAGTGAAATTTATGTTATTGATGATGAGGTGTTAAGTAGTGCTAGTGGTTCAAATTCAGCCCTTGGTACAGGTGGAATGATTACTAAGGTAAATTCTGCAAAAATGGTAAATGGCAATGGAATTGATATGATTATTACAAGTGGTAAGGATTTTGGGGTTTTATTTGATATAGTTCAAGGTAAGGAAATAGGTACACTTTTTAAAGGTAGCAAAAATGCTTGA
- a CDS encoding glutamate-5-semialdehyde dehydrogenase, with amino-acid sequence MLEEICKNSKKASLELAKLDSKNKNEILFEAAKNLKDNMEYILNENLKDIKYAKEIGLKDSLIDRLKLDEKRINSMVLGIQKIAYIPDPLNEYIEQKILENGLIIGKKRVPMGVIGIIYEARPNVTSDAFAMCIKAGSSVILKGGKEALNSNKAIVKILRESIVRLGFNENFVNLITDSSRDTTNQFMRMNKYVNLLIPRGGASLINAVVNNSSIPVIETGVGNCHIYVDESANIIKAIDIIKNAKMQRPSVCNALETLILHKSIIDKIMPELIKLNIDLRCDEYIKSIYPIVNLAKDEDFENEFLDYILAIKSVNNFDEAILHIQKYSTGHSDGIITQNYSNANKFCDLIDSAVVYVNASTRFSDGECFGLGAEIGISTQKLHARGPMGLKEITSYKYIVLGDGQIRD; translated from the coding sequence ATGCTTGAAGAAATTTGTAAAAATTCAAAAAAAGCTAGTTTAGAATTAGCTAAGTTAGATTCAAAAAATAAAAATGAAATTTTATTTGAAGCTGCTAAAAATTTAAAAGACAATATGGAATATATCTTAAATGAAAATTTAAAAGATATTAAATATGCTAAGGAAATAGGATTAAAAGATAGTTTAATAGATAGATTAAAATTAGATGAAAAAAGAATCAATTCTATGGTATTAGGTATACAAAAAATAGCTTATATACCTGATCCATTAAATGAATATATAGAGCAAAAAATATTGGAAAATGGTTTAATTATAGGAAAAAAAAGAGTTCCTATGGGGGTAATAGGTATAATTTATGAAGCTCGTCCAAATGTTACAAGCGATGCCTTTGCTATGTGTATTAAAGCTGGTAGTTCGGTTATTTTAAAAGGTGGTAAGGAAGCCTTAAATTCAAATAAAGCTATAGTAAAAATACTAAGAGAAAGTATAGTAAGATTAGGTTTTAATGAGAATTTTGTAAATTTAATTACTGATTCTAGTCGTGATACTACAAATCAATTTATGAGAATGAACAAATATGTTAATTTATTAATTCCTAGAGGAGGGGCTAGTTTAATAAATGCTGTTGTCAATAATTCTAGCATTCCTGTTATTGAAACTGGTGTTGGAAATTGTCATATTTATGTTGATGAAAGTGCTAATATAATAAAGGCTATTGATATTATTAAAAATGCTAAAATGCAACGCCCATCAGTATGTAATGCATTAGAAACGCTAATTTTACATAAAAGTATTATTGATAAAATTATGCCAGAATTAATAAAATTAAATATAGATTTAAGGTGTGATGAGTATATAAAATCAATATATCCTATAGTAAATTTAGCCAAAGATGAAGATTTTGAAAATGAATTTTTAGATTATATTTTAGCCATAAAGAGCGTAAATAATTTTGATGAAGCAATATTACACATACAAAAATATTCTACAGGCCACTCAGATGGTATAATCACACAAAATTATTCTAATGCTAATAAATTTTGTGATTTAATTGATAGTGCTGTAGTTTATGTTAATGCAAGCACTCGTTTTAGCGATGGAGAATGTTTTGGGCTAGGTGCTGAAATAGGTATTAGCACACAAAAATTACATGCTAGAGGTCCTATGGGGCTTAAAGAGATTACATCTTATAAATATATAGTTTTAGGAGATGGACAAATTAGAGATTAA
- the folE gene encoding GTP cyclohydrolase I FolE, with amino-acid sequence MRELIKNLLIQIGENPNREGLLKTPERVEKSYEFLCSGYKQKPEDILKKAIFNTDNNEMVLVKDIDFYSLCEHHLLPFFGKVHIAYIPNGKVVGLSKLPRLVEVFARRLQIQEQLCEQISQALFDTLKPKGVAVTIEAQHMCMQMRGIQKVNSKTITSSLKGIFLSDERTRKEFYSLIKD; translated from the coding sequence ATGAGAGAATTAATTAAAAATTTATTAATACAAATTGGCGAAAATCCAAATCGAGAAGGCTTATTAAAAACGCCTGAAAGAGTAGAAAAATCATATGAATTTTTATGTAGTGGATATAAGCAAAAACCTGAAGATATTTTAAAAAAAGCAATATTTAATACTGATAACAATGAGATGGTTTTAGTAAAAGACATTGATTTTTATAGTTTATGTGAACATCATTTATTACCTTTTTTTGGAAAAGTTCATATAGCATATATTCCAAATGGTAAAGTTGTAGGGCTTTCAAAACTACCTAGGCTTGTAGAAGTTTTTGCAAGAAGATTACAAATTCAAGAACAATTATGCGAACAAATAAGCCAAGCATTATTTGATACGCTAAAACCTAAAGGTGTAGCTGTAACAATTGAAGCACAACACATGTGTATGCAAATGCGTGGTATTCAAAAAGTAAATTCAAAAACAATAACCAGCTCACTTAAAGGTATATTTTTAAGTGATGAAAGAACTAGAAAAGAATTTTATTCATTAATAAAAGATTAA
- the tig gene encoding trigger factor gives MKLIVSKIDEINYSVVGEIEKNLLEEKINKLALKASKSVKVDGFRQGKVPVNVVLARYKESLTRDAEQEIINESFTQAVKESGKDEKGLIGEPMFNKFDRKGDSIEFDFTMSFRPEIKLDGYESLIPEVKIEEIKEKDIKARKEAMLKQFAPLEKTKKQILKKGDYAKFDFEGFVDGVAFEGGKAENYMLEIGSGQFIPGFEDGMIELKVGEEKDIEVTFPENYQAAHLAGKKAVFKVKLHEIHARKLPEIDEEMLKKLLPGVENPTEAILDEKIKEQLETEAKIKLVDEKLKQEFVEKLLDKYDFVVPLNILEQETNLQFNQATRSYTKEEFEELKDSQKLESKRNEFKADALKSVKLTFIVDELAKLRNITVSDQEVGQAIYFEALRYGMDPKRLIENYTKNGALPAVRMSLIEEKLFTNIFLGKDK, from the coding sequence ATGAAACTTATAGTATCAAAAATTGATGAAATTAATTATTCAGTTGTTGGAGAAATTGAGAAAAATTTATTAGAAGAAAAAATTAATAAATTAGCTCTTAAAGCTAGTAAAAGCGTAAAAGTTGATGGTTTTAGACAAGGTAAAGTGCCTGTAAATGTTGTATTAGCAAGATATAAAGAAAGTTTAACAAGAGATGCAGAACAAGAAATTATAAATGAATCTTTTACTCAAGCTGTTAAAGAGAGTGGTAAAGATGAAAAAGGTTTAATAGGTGAACCTATGTTTAATAAATTTGATAGAAAAGGCGATTCAATAGAATTTGATTTTACTATGTCCTTTAGACCTGAAATTAAACTTGATGGTTATGAATCTTTAATTCCTGAAGTAAAAATAGAAGAGATAAAAGAAAAAGATATTAAAGCTAGAAAAGAAGCTATGCTTAAGCAATTTGCTCCATTAGAAAAAACTAAAAAACAAATCTTAAAAAAAGGTGATTATGCCAAGTTTGATTTCGAAGGATTTGTTGATGGTGTTGCTTTTGAAGGTGGTAAAGCAGAAAATTATATGCTAGAGATTGGAAGTGGTCAATTTATACCAGGATTTGAAGATGGTATGATAGAGCTTAAAGTTGGCGAAGAAAAAGATATAGAAGTAACTTTTCCTGAAAATTATCAAGCAGCTCATTTAGCAGGTAAAAAAGCAGTATTTAAAGTAAAATTACATGAAATTCACGCAAGAAAATTACCTGAAATTGATGAAGAAATGCTTAAAAAATTACTTCCTGGTGTAGAAAACCCAACCGAAGCAATTTTAGATGAAAAAATAAAAGAACAATTAGAAACAGAAGCTAAAATTAAATTAGTAGATGAGAAATTAAAACAAGAATTCGTAGAGAAATTGTTAGATAAATATGATTTTGTTGTTCCTTTAAATATTTTAGAGCAAGAAACAAATTTACAATTTAATCAAGCAACTAGAAGTTATACTAAGGAAGAATTTGAAGAGTTAAAAGATAGTCAAAAATTAGAATCAAAAAGAAATGAATTTAAGGCTGATGCTTTAAAAAGTGTAAAATTAACATTTATTGTTGATGAATTAGCTAAACTAAGAAATATTACTGTAAGTGATCAAGAAGTAGGTCAAGCTATTTATTTTGAAGCTTTAAGATACGGAATGGATCCTAAAAGGTTAATAGAAAATTACACAAAAAATGGTGCTTTACCAGCTGTTAGAATGAGTTTAATAGAAGAAAAATTATTTACAAATATTTTTTTAGGAAAAGATAAATGA
- the clpP gene encoding ATP-dependent Clp endopeptidase proteolytic subunit ClpP: protein MSYIPYVVEKTSKGERSYDIYSRLLKDRIILLSGEINDDVASSIVAQLLFLEAQDSTKDIYLYINSPGGVVTSGFSIFDTMNYIKPDVSTICIGQAASMGAFLLSSGAKGKRFALPNARIMIHQPLGGARGQATDIEIQAREILKLKATLNKILAKNTGNKISKIEKDTERDYFMSSEEALSYGLIDKILEKSFK from the coding sequence ATGAGCTACATACCTTATGTAGTAGAAAAAACCAGCAAAGGCGAGAGAAGTTATGATATTTATTCTCGCTTGCTGAAAGATAGAATTATTCTTTTAAGTGGTGAAATAAATGATGATGTTGCATCTAGTATTGTAGCACAACTGTTATTTTTAGAAGCTCAAGATTCTACTAAAGATATTTATTTATATATAAACAGCCCTGGTGGTGTTGTAACTAGTGGGTTTAGTATATTTGATACTATGAATTATATTAAACCAGATGTTAGCACAATTTGTATAGGACAAGCTGCTTCAATGGGAGCGTTTTTACTTAGCTCAGGAGCTAAAGGTAAAAGGTTTGCTCTTCCAAATGCTAGAATTATGATACATCAACCTTTGGGTGGTGCAAGAGGTCAAGCTACTGATATTGAAATTCAAGCAAGAGAAATTTTAAAGCTTAAAGCTACATTAAATAAGATATTAGCTAAGAATACTGGAAATAAGATTTCTAAGATTGAAAAGGATACAGAAAGAGATTATTTTATGAGTTCAGAAGAAGCTTTATCTTATGGCTTAATTGATAAAATTTTAGAGAAGAGCTTTAAATAA